A DNA window from Gillisia sp. Hel1_33_143 contains the following coding sequences:
- a CDS encoding glutamate-5-semialdehyde dehydrogenase produces the protein MKLINTETKNNVLRSMMRILDTKREDIIKANKEDLEAFGENEGAMYDRLIVNDKKVDGMIQSVKEVMEQEDPVGQVIEHRKLDTGLDITNKTAPFGNIMIIYESRPDVTIEAAVLAFKANNKIFLKGGKEAIKSNEILEQCWHEALEENNLSKDWIKLLHLDRAQTQEFLKNPPEQLDLIVPRGGERLIGFVKEHATGAVLVSGRGNNFLYVSKDADFEVAKKVILNAKTDKISGCNALDKVLIDVNIDDYENKLKELQKMLNDHQVHILADDAVSDILTEEDKIPGDDTWYEEFLAMKIVLGSIDGLNSAIDKINKYSGGHSAVIITKDNEEAVEFMEQVDSAAVYQNASTRFTDGGQMGVGAELAISTDKLHHRGPLGLKQLVTNKYYVLGNGHIRE, from the coding sequence ATGAAGTTGATAAACACAGAGACTAAGAATAACGTTTTAAGATCTATGATGAGAATTTTAGATACAAAACGCGAAGATATAATTAAAGCAAACAAAGAAGATCTTGAAGCCTTCGGAGAAAACGAAGGTGCCATGTACGACAGGTTGATAGTTAACGATAAAAAAGTTGATGGAATGATACAATCTGTGAAAGAAGTGATGGAGCAGGAAGATCCTGTAGGGCAGGTAATAGAACATCGTAAACTAGATACCGGGTTGGATATCACTAATAAAACAGCACCTTTTGGAAATATCATGATTATTTATGAATCCAGACCAGATGTTACTATAGAGGCCGCTGTGCTTGCTTTTAAAGCAAATAATAAGATCTTTCTTAAAGGTGGTAAAGAAGCAATAAAGAGCAACGAGATCTTGGAGCAATGCTGGCATGAAGCTTTAGAAGAAAATAACCTCAGCAAAGATTGGATAAAATTACTTCATCTAGATCGAGCTCAAACTCAGGAGTTTCTTAAAAATCCACCCGAACAATTAGATCTAATTGTACCTAGAGGTGGAGAACGTTTAATAGGTTTTGTTAAAGAACATGCTACAGGGGCTGTATTGGTAAGTGGAAGAGGAAATAACTTCTTATATGTTTCTAAGGATGCTGATTTTGAAGTTGCTAAAAAAGTGATCCTAAATGCTAAAACAGATAAGATCTCCGGATGTAATGCTTTGGATAAAGTTCTTATTGATGTGAATATTGATGATTATGAAAATAAACTGAAAGAACTTCAGAAAATGTTGAATGATCATCAGGTGCATATTTTGGCAGATGATGCTGTATCTGATATATTAACTGAAGAAGATAAAATTCCTGGGGACGATACATGGTATGAAGAATTTCTAGCTATGAAGATCGTCTTAGGAAGTATAGATGGACTTAACAGTGCCATAGATAAGATCAACAAATATTCTGGTGGACACTCTGCAGTTATCATTACTAAAGATAATGAGGAAGCAGTAGAATTTATGGAACAGGTAGACAGTGCTGCTGTATATCAAAATGCCTCTACAAGATTTACAGATGGAGGTCAAATGGGAGTAGGAGCAGAACTAGCCATTAGTACAGATAAGCTACACCACAGGGGGCCGCTAGGTCTAAAACAATTGGTAACCAATAAATATTATGTTCTGGGAAATGGACATATTAGAGAATAA
- a CDS encoding T9SS type A sorting domain-containing protein, with protein sequence MKQKLQFLGLLIVSFLMTGNLIAQSVFVNELHYDNLGGDIEEGIEIAGPAGTNLDGWSIVEYNGNGGVVSGTTNLSGIIPDLQGGFGTIFFPISGLQNGSPDGFALVNNLEVVQFLSYEGVLTATAGVASGLESTDIGVKEDPAPEAGFSLQLSGRGQEYQNFTWQPAASNTYNAVNTGQDFGGEVVPPTIVINEVDADTEGTDVLEFIELYDGGAGNSSLDGKVLVFYNGSNDLSYNAIDLSSYSTDANGYFVLGNADVENVSLQFNSNGLQNGADAVALFEGSAADFPNGTAISTDNLLDALVYDTNDADDAGLLVLLNEGQSQINEDGNGNKDAHSSQRFPNGSGGVRNTDTYTQALPTPGKPNTNILEPVSLVINELDADTPGSDTQEFLELYDGGKGNTPLDGFIVVLYNGNNDLSYNTIDLAGQLTNAEGYFVMGNADVANVNMVVANNTFQNGADAVAVYQTSATNFPNGSAISTDNLVDALVYGTDDPQDEELIVLLNEGQLQADENAAGNQGIHSLQRIPNGEGGVKNTANYVATDPTPGTENGALAPQTELITILEARNALDGTTVTITGTLTVSDQFRGSAYLQDVTGGVAIFDGMVHGDGTFNIGDKITVTGTKSSYNGQIQISPVARVDFEGVADAPIIPLDITVAELSQHPGELVRISDVTFSGSGSLIFGNENYVVTDDSGNGELRLDADVSGLIGKQMPASCSEVIGVVGRYNQIFQLLPRLSTDLPCADVYDNTGSDSDISRDLTFDVVAWNIEWFGDEGNSPAKGSPDSDAVQKERVKAILLDLEADVIGVEEISDDVLFGEMVSEMEGYDYVLSNATSYPDSPGGQKVGFIYRTDVVSVKSTRAMFTSVHPFYDGDGSLLADYPETPDRFYASGRLPFMMEADVTLNGQTKTINFVELHARANGSTNSQSRYDMRKYDVEVLKDSLDTYYSDKNIIILGDYNDDVDVTVADNVNTTVTTYNAFVQDTQNYDILTAVLSAQGFRSYAFRENMIDHIAVSNELTNNYVDGSARVHYEYFNSDFTTTASDHFPVSVRMILKSVQVASIEASNVTCNGTATGSATVNVEGGVAPYTYVWSDGQTTQTATSLVAGTYTVVITDALSNSVNAEVVVEEGPALELEMTKDVVVYSGYDTTCTSIEAVSVTGGRGEYTYLWNTGDTSKTITVCPSETTTYSLEVTDVSGCSVTGEVTVTVEDITCGNNKWNQKVQVCYKGKAFCVSKNAVPAFLRNGGKLGSCSDNQLEVVVEKVVASPNPTRGQSTIRITASIEAQATLYLYDFRGNVVMQDAVKIKKGTIDTNINLSRYRTGIYFVRIKGENFESEVLKILKY encoded by the coding sequence ATGAAACAAAAATTACAATTTTTGGGACTGCTAATAGTCTCATTTTTAATGACTGGGAACCTTATCGCGCAGTCGGTCTTCGTTAATGAATTGCATTACGATAACCTAGGTGGAGATATAGAAGAAGGTATAGAGATTGCCGGGCCAGCAGGTACAAATCTAGATGGATGGAGCATTGTAGAGTACAATGGAAATGGGGGAGTAGTTTCAGGAACTACCAATTTATCTGGAATTATACCAGATCTTCAAGGAGGCTTTGGAACCATATTTTTCCCAATTTCAGGATTGCAAAATGGATCTCCAGATGGATTTGCTTTAGTGAATAATTTAGAAGTAGTGCAATTCTTAAGTTATGAAGGTGTACTTACTGCCACAGCAGGTGTAGCTAGCGGACTTGAGAGTACAGATATTGGTGTAAAAGAAGACCCTGCTCCAGAAGCTGGTTTTTCATTACAACTTTCCGGACGCGGACAAGAGTATCAAAATTTTACATGGCAACCTGCTGCATCCAATACTTACAATGCCGTTAATACCGGTCAGGATTTTGGGGGAGAAGTAGTACCACCAACTATTGTAATTAATGAAGTAGATGCAGATACAGAAGGGACAGATGTTCTGGAGTTTATAGAATTATATGATGGAGGTGCTGGTAACAGTTCTTTGGATGGGAAAGTATTGGTATTTTATAACGGATCTAATGATCTAAGCTATAATGCCATCGATCTTTCTAGTTATAGCACAGATGCAAATGGATATTTCGTTCTAGGAAATGCAGATGTGGAAAACGTAAGCTTACAATTTAATAGCAACGGACTTCAAAACGGAGCAGATGCAGTAGCACTTTTTGAAGGATCTGCAGCAGATTTTCCAAATGGAACCGCAATTAGTACAGATAATTTACTAGACGCACTAGTCTATGATACTAATGATGCAGATGATGCAGGATTGTTAGTATTATTAAATGAAGGACAGTCTCAAATTAATGAAGATGGGAATGGAAATAAAGATGCGCATTCTTCTCAAAGATTTCCAAATGGTTCTGGTGGAGTAAGAAACACTGATACCTATACGCAGGCACTTCCAACGCCAGGAAAACCGAACACTAATATTTTAGAGCCGGTTTCTTTGGTGATAAACGAGCTAGATGCAGATACTCCAGGATCAGACACTCAGGAATTTTTAGAACTATACGATGGAGGAAAAGGGAATACTCCTTTAGACGGATTTATCGTTGTTCTTTATAATGGTAATAATGATCTAAGTTATAATACAATAGATCTTGCAGGGCAACTTACCAATGCAGAGGGGTATTTTGTTATGGGTAATGCAGATGTTGCCAACGTGAATATGGTAGTTGCAAATAATACCTTTCAGAATGGTGCAGATGCCGTTGCAGTTTATCAAACTTCAGCTACCAATTTTCCGAATGGTTCTGCAATTAGCACAGATAATTTAGTAGACGCTTTGGTATATGGTACCGATGATCCTCAGGATGAAGAACTTATTGTACTTTTAAATGAAGGACAATTACAGGCAGATGAAAATGCAGCTGGGAATCAAGGAATACATTCCTTACAAAGAATCCCGAATGGGGAAGGTGGAGTAAAAAATACAGCTAATTATGTAGCTACAGACCCTACACCGGGCACAGAGAACGGAGCTTTAGCTCCACAAACAGAATTGATCACAATCTTAGAAGCTAGAAATGCTCTAGATGGAACCACCGTTACTATTACAGGAACCCTTACAGTAAGCGATCAATTTAGAGGTTCTGCATACTTACAAGATGTTACTGGTGGTGTTGCAATTTTTGATGGTATGGTTCACGGAGATGGAACTTTTAATATTGGAGATAAAATTACCGTTACAGGAACAAAAAGCAGTTACAACGGGCAGATCCAAATTAGTCCTGTAGCGCGCGTAGATTTTGAGGGAGTTGCAGATGCACCTATAATACCTTTAGATATTACCGTAGCAGAACTTAGTCAGCACCCCGGAGAATTGGTACGTATTTCAGATGTAACATTTTCTGGATCAGGTAGTTTGATCTTTGGTAATGAGAACTATGTAGTTACTGATGATTCTGGTAATGGAGAATTAAGACTAGATGCAGACGTAAGTGGTTTGATAGGAAAGCAAATGCCAGCATCATGTTCCGAAGTTATTGGAGTAGTGGGTAGATATAATCAGATTTTCCAATTATTACCAAGATTGTCTACAGACCTTCCATGTGCAGATGTTTATGACAATACTGGATCTGATTCTGATATTTCAAGAGATCTTACTTTTGATGTTGTAGCATGGAACATAGAGTGGTTTGGTGACGAAGGAAATTCTCCTGCCAAGGGTTCTCCAGACTCAGACGCTGTTCAAAAGGAACGCGTAAAAGCGATTCTCTTAGATCTTGAAGCAGATGTTATTGGTGTTGAAGAGATCTCAGACGATGTTCTTTTTGGAGAAATGGTTTCTGAAATGGAAGGATATGATTATGTATTATCTAATGCAACCTCTTATCCAGATTCACCAGGCGGTCAAAAAGTTGGATTTATCTATAGAACAGATGTAGTTTCGGTAAAATCTACAAGAGCAATGTTCACGTCGGTACATCCATTTTATGATGGTGATGGATCTCTTTTAGCAGATTATCCAGAAACTCCAGATAGATTTTACGCAAGTGGGAGATTGCCATTTATGATGGAAGCAGATGTTACTTTAAATGGGCAAACTAAAACCATCAATTTTGTTGAATTACATGCAAGAGCAAATGGAAGTACCAACTCACAGTCTAGATATGATATGAGAAAGTATGATGTGGAAGTATTGAAAGATTCATTAGATACTTACTATTCAGATAAGAATATTATTATTTTAGGAGATTATAACGATGATGTAGATGTTACCGTTGCAGATAATGTAAATACTACAGTAACCACTTATAACGCTTTTGTTCAGGATACTCAGAACTACGATATCTTAACAGCTGTTCTTAGTGCTCAAGGTTTTAGATCTTATGCTTTTAGAGAGAATATGATAGATCATATAGCTGTCTCTAATGAGCTTACAAATAATTATGTGGATGGAAGTGCACGGGTACATTACGAATATTTTAATAGTGATTTTACTACTACAGCATCAGACCATTTTCCTGTCTCTGTAAGAATGATTCTAAAAAGTGTTCAGGTTGCATCTATAGAAGCATCAAATGTTACTTGTAATGGAACCGCCACAGGTTCTGCAACTGTAAATGTAGAAGGTGGAGTTGCTCCTTATACCTATGTTTGGAGTGATGGGCAAACAACCCAAACAGCTACCAGTTTAGTAGCGGGAACGTATACGGTTGTGATTACAGATGCATTATCAAATTCTGTTAATGCTGAAGTAGTAGTTGAAGAAGGACCAGCTTTAGAATTGGAAATGACTAAAGATGTAGTAGTATATTCTGGATATGATACCACATGTACTAGCATTGAAGCAGTTTCTGTTACTGGTGGGAGAGGTGAATATACGTATCTATGGAATACAGGAGATACTTCAAAAACCATAACTGTTTGTCCATCTGAAACTACTACATATTCTCTAGAAGTTACAGATGTATCGGGATGTTCTGTTACTGGTGAAGTTACTGTTACGGTAGAAGATATAACTTGTGGAAACAATAAATGGAATCAAAAAGTTCAGGTTTGTTATAAAGGAAAAGCTTTCTGTGTCTCAAAAAATGCAGTACCTGCATTCTTAAGAAATGGTGGTAAATTAGGATCATGCTCAGACAACCAGCTAGAGGTAGTGGTGGAGAAAGTGGTTGCATCACCAAACCCAACTAGAGGCCAAAGTACTATTAGAATTACTGCTAGTATAGAAGCACAAGCCACTTTATATTTATATGACTTTAGAGGAAATGTAGTTATGCAAGATGCGGTAAAAATTAAAAAAGGAACTATAGATACCAATATCAATCTAAGTAGATATCGTACAGGAATATACTTTGTGAGAATTAAAGGTGAGAACTTTGAAAGTGAAGTTTTAAAGATCCTGAAATACTAA
- a CDS encoding peptidase M61 produces MKKIIYSLSLLSVMFGCKTSQKLSTITPQPVVVKMDLVNVVDDQVKVTVDPGKFTEDQTTFYIPKTVPGTYSIDNYGEFIENLKAYDYLGNELLVAKTDVNSWLIDNATQLDKVTYYVNDSFDMEGEKGVFSPSGTNIDKDKNFMLNLHGFVGYFKNLTEQPYELLIKRPEGLTPGTSLMAANSSPDKVSPKTMVDLFKASRYFEITDQPIMYAKPDTAYINIKGMRVLLDVYSPNGVHSAKEIKPEIEKMVTAQKNFLGDIDKTANYAIILYLADPNLLDAKGYGALEHHTSTVVVLPETMPLDKLNQSMTDVVSHEFFHILTPLSVHSNEIHYFDYNDPKMSEHLWMYEGVTEYFANLFQINQDLIGNDEFYGRISEKIESSKNFNDTIPFTVMSRNILEEPYKNDYYNVYQKGALIGMSLDIKLRELSDGKTGILDLMSKLSQKYGKDTPFKDEELIPTIVSLTYPEIQDFFDTYVKGTTPIPYEEFLEIVGLEFSEQEIETSFFINGRVPYIDGNPENMSLFFRKGIKLNSFFKELGVENGDVIKTVNGASYNIQNAYDLVMASQNWKEGENFTMVVERDGKEISFQGKIFTPKDMKVTLGAKELPADSKAVMLRKAWLKG; encoded by the coding sequence ATGAAAAAAATAATATACTCTCTATCATTACTTTCTGTAATGTTTGGATGTAAAACCTCTCAAAAACTATCAACCATTACCCCTCAACCTGTAGTGGTGAAAATGGATCTTGTAAATGTTGTAGATGATCAGGTAAAAGTGACGGTAGATCCTGGAAAGTTCACAGAAGATCAAACCACATTCTATATTCCTAAAACTGTTCCTGGTACTTATAGTATAGATAATTATGGTGAGTTTATTGAAAACCTAAAAGCATATGACTATTTAGGGAATGAGCTATTAGTTGCTAAAACAGACGTAAATTCATGGTTAATAGATAATGCAACCCAATTAGACAAGGTCACCTATTACGTAAATGATTCTTTTGATATGGAAGGTGAAAAAGGAGTTTTCTCCCCTTCTGGAACTAATATAGATAAGGATAAGAATTTTATGCTGAACCTTCATGGGTTTGTGGGATACTTCAAGAATCTTACAGAACAACCTTATGAGTTACTAATTAAAAGACCAGAGGGACTTACTCCGGGTACATCTTTAATGGCGGCAAACTCTTCACCAGATAAAGTATCGCCTAAAACTATGGTAGATCTCTTTAAGGCTTCAAGGTATTTTGAAATTACAGATCAACCTATTATGTATGCAAAACCAGATACTGCCTACATAAATATAAAAGGGATGAGAGTTCTTCTAGATGTATATTCTCCAAATGGTGTTCATAGTGCCAAAGAGATAAAGCCAGAAATTGAGAAAATGGTTACAGCTCAAAAAAACTTTTTAGGAGATATAGATAAAACTGCTAATTATGCTATTATTCTTTATTTAGCAGACCCTAATCTATTAGATGCTAAAGGATATGGTGCTTTAGAACACCACACCTCTACAGTAGTAGTTTTACCCGAAACTATGCCTTTAGATAAGTTGAATCAATCTATGACAGATGTTGTTTCTCACGAGTTCTTTCATATACTTACTCCATTAAGTGTGCATTCAAATGAAATTCACTATTTCGATTATAATGACCCTAAGATGTCTGAGCATTTATGGATGTATGAGGGCGTAACAGAATATTTCGCAAATCTATTTCAGATCAATCAAGATCTTATCGGCAATGATGAATTTTATGGAAGAATTTCAGAAAAGATCGAAAGTTCAAAAAACTTTAATGACACCATTCCTTTTACAGTAATGAGTCGTAATATATTAGAAGAGCCTTATAAAAATGACTATTACAATGTTTATCAAAAAGGTGCGCTAATTGGAATGTCCTTAGATATTAAATTACGCGAATTGAGTGATGGTAAAACTGGTATCTTAGATCTTATGAGTAAGCTTAGCCAGAAATATGGTAAAGATACTCCATTTAAAGATGAAGAGCTAATTCCAACAATTGTATCACTTACCTATCCGGAGATTCAGGATTTCTTTGATACATACGTTAAGGGAACCACTCCAATCCCATACGAGGAATTTTTAGAAATTGTAGGTTTAGAATTTTCAGAACAGGAAATCGAAACCTCGTTCTTTATAAATGGTAGAGTACCTTATATAGATGGAAATCCAGAAAACATGAGTCTTTTCTTTAGAAAGGGAATTAAATTGAATTCATTTTTTAAAGAATTAGGAGTTGAAAATGGAGATGTGATCAAGACCGTTAACGGAGCATCTTATAATATTCAAAATGCTTATGATCTTGTTATGGCATCACAGAATTGGAAAGAAGGAGAAAACTTTACCATGGTTGTAGAAAGAGATGGAAAAGAAATTTCATTTCAAGGAAAGATATTTACTCCTAAAGATATGAAGGTAACTTTAGGCGCAAAAGAGCTTCCTGCAGATAGCAAAGCAGTAATGCTTAGAAAAGCTTGGTTAAAAGGATAA
- a CDS encoding cation:proton antiporter translates to MEIPILKDIVVILGLSIFIILVFQKLKVPSLLGFLLAGIIAGPHAFNLISSRHEVELLSEIGIIFLLFIIGIELSLKGLASMKKMILLGGGVQVGGTILITAAIAYFFGIDINSGIFLGFLFSLSSTAIVLKLFQERGEVTSPHGRITVAILIFQDIIVVPMMLLTPLLAGKAENIWLTIGILLLKILGVGIVIYLLAIYVVPRVFKMVVKTKNRELFILTTIVFCFAIAWLTSSVGLSLALGAFFAGLIISESDYSHQATANVLPFREIFISFFFISVGSLLNLKFFFSHIHWILLLIVGVILLKMLIIAFTVILLKYPPRTVFMVVFSIFQVGEFSLLLSTEGLKNGLLGENLYQYFLAISIITMGLTPFIMNYANQLTYYLVRIPIPTAVKHRLNHLRKNAPKEEVQKEALKDHLVIIGYGINGKNISKAARNTNIPYTIVDLEPEAFQEAKKKEEPITFGDATNPVILKHLNVQEARVVVIAISDPAATKKIIQAVRAFTQTACIIVRTRYVREIEDNIRLGADEVIPEEFETSIEIFSRVLRKYLIPFDEIQNFINQVRSSDYEMLTSIKEGPHSPSYKHLNIPNKEIVTLSVQQGTNSVVGKTIEGAGIGRDYGVTVLAIKRDKHYLTEISPDTKIEQGDLLYIFGAPNNINNLNKILSL, encoded by the coding sequence ATGGAAATACCTATTTTAAAAGACATCGTAGTAATACTAGGGCTGTCTATTTTTATCATCTTGGTATTTCAAAAATTAAAGGTGCCCTCTTTACTCGGATTCTTGTTAGCCGGAATTATCGCCGGGCCACATGCTTTTAACCTTATTAGTTCCAGACATGAGGTAGAATTACTCTCAGAAATTGGGATCATTTTTCTATTATTCATTATCGGAATAGAACTCTCTTTAAAAGGGCTGGCTTCTATGAAGAAGATGATCTTATTGGGTGGTGGTGTTCAGGTTGGGGGAACTATTTTAATAACCGCAGCTATTGCTTATTTCTTCGGAATAGATATTAATAGCGGGATATTTCTTGGGTTCTTATTCTCTTTAAGTAGTACCGCCATAGTTCTAAAATTGTTTCAAGAAAGAGGAGAAGTTACCTCTCCTCACGGGAGAATTACAGTGGCCATATTAATATTCCAAGATATTATTGTAGTACCCATGATGCTTTTAACTCCATTATTAGCAGGAAAAGCAGAGAATATTTGGCTCACCATAGGCATCTTATTACTAAAGATCTTAGGAGTAGGTATCGTGATCTATCTTTTGGCTATTTATGTGGTGCCTAGAGTATTTAAAATGGTAGTGAAAACCAAAAATAGAGAACTTTTCATTCTAACTACAATCGTATTTTGCTTCGCTATAGCATGGTTAACATCTTCTGTAGGATTATCTTTAGCATTAGGCGCTTTCTTTGCGGGACTTATTATTTCAGAATCCGATTATAGCCATCAGGCCACAGCGAACGTGCTGCCATTTAGAGAAATATTTATAAGTTTCTTCTTCATTTCTGTTGGGTCTTTATTGAACTTAAAATTCTTTTTCAGCCACATTCACTGGATCTTATTATTGATTGTAGGGGTGATCTTGTTGAAAATGCTCATTATAGCTTTTACAGTGATATTGTTAAAATATCCTCCAAGAACCGTTTTTATGGTGGTATTTTCCATCTTTCAGGTAGGAGAATTCTCTCTTTTATTATCTACAGAAGGCTTAAAGAATGGATTGTTAGGAGAAAATTTATATCAATATTTCTTAGCCATCTCTATTATTACAATGGGACTTACCCCATTTATAATGAACTATGCAAATCAACTTACATATTATTTGGTTCGAATTCCCATCCCTACAGCCGTAAAACACAGATTGAATCATCTAAGAAAGAACGCTCCAAAAGAAGAAGTTCAAAAGGAAGCATTAAAAGATCATTTAGTAATAATTGGTTATGGTATTAATGGTAAGAATATTTCTAAAGCCGCCCGAAATACTAATATTCCATACACAATTGTAGACCTGGAACCGGAAGCATTTCAGGAAGCTAAGAAAAAAGAGGAGCCTATTACTTTTGGTGATGCAACCAACCCGGTAATTTTAAAACATTTAAATGTGCAGGAAGCTAGGGTGGTGGTAATTGCCATCTCAGACCCCGCGGCCACAAAGAAGATCATTCAGGCCGTAAGAGCTTTTACTCAAACTGCGTGTATCATTGTGAGAACTAGATACGTTAGAGAGATAGAAGATAATATTAGGCTTGGAGCAGATGAGGTAATACCGGAAGAGTTTGAAACTTCTATAGAAATCTTTAGTAGGGTGCTTAGAAAATATCTTATTCCTTTTGATGAGATCCAAAATTTCATCAATCAGGTTAGATCATCAGACTATGAAATGCTGACTAGCATAAAGGAAGGCCCGCACTCCCCATCCTATAAGCATTTAAATATTCCGAATAAAGAAATCGTAACCCTAAGTGTACAACAAGGAACCAACTCTGTAGTTGGCAAAACCATTGAAGGTGCCGGAATAGGACGAGATTACGGTGTAACTGTACTTGCCATTAAAAGAGATAAACACTATTTAACAGAGATTTCTCCAGATACCAAGATAGAACAGGGAGATCTGCTCTATATCTTTGGAGCCCCTAATAATATTAATAATCTTAATAAGATATTATCTCTGTAA
- a CDS encoding ABC1 kinase family protein, which yields MKQTKLDIMSILPDDLVRYQKFIGFMLKYWNSDLLNHTANSALQETQGDEKVIEKFDQSPEELVEDLKNMGPTYIKLGQLLSTRPDLLPDAYLKALATLQDNVPPILFSEVHKLVEEEIGSRISKAFNTFEEKPIASASIGQVHKATLKSGKPVAVKIQRPGIRKMFLDDLDTLKEIAAFAVKHTTTGKKYAFDEVLEELRHILLQELDYNREAQNLISLGRNLKNFSLLTVPQPVLDYSSSRVLTMEFIEGKKITSISPLYRLENDLSPMLDQLVAAYLQQIITDGFVHADPHPGNIHITKQDTIALIDLGMVAKFTPNIQQKILQLLIALSHDDGEATADVLLNMSEINEDSNVKTFKKVINHLVADGQNQMAKDMQTGKMLIQMNRIAADNGIHISVEVNILGKILLNMDQIIAVLDPEFDLRKAIQTHVHKIMRDKMYDELKPENMFSILLESKKLSENLPERLNKISHNLANNEFRMKIDAIDESRFTDGFQKVANRITLGLIIAAMIVGAAMMMKVPTNFTLLGYPGLAIIFFLIAAMGGIALSYIIIFKDEGYKHKKK from the coding sequence TTGAAACAAACCAAATTAGATATCATGTCTATACTTCCAGACGATCTTGTACGCTATCAAAAGTTTATTGGCTTTATGCTAAAATATTGGAATAGCGATCTTTTAAACCATACAGCAAATTCTGCATTACAGGAAACTCAAGGAGATGAAAAGGTGATCGAAAAATTTGATCAGTCTCCAGAAGAATTAGTAGAAGACCTGAAAAATATGGGGCCAACCTATATCAAATTAGGGCAGTTACTATCTACAAGACCAGATTTGCTGCCAGATGCTTATCTCAAAGCATTAGCCACTTTACAAGACAATGTACCTCCAATTCTTTTCTCTGAAGTTCACAAATTGGTAGAAGAAGAAATTGGAAGTAGAATTTCTAAAGCCTTCAATACGTTTGAGGAAAAACCTATTGCTAGCGCCTCCATAGGGCAGGTACATAAAGCAACTTTAAAATCTGGAAAACCCGTAGCCGTAAAAATTCAGCGACCGGGAATTAGAAAGATGTTTCTGGATGATCTAGATACGCTAAAAGAAATAGCTGCTTTTGCAGTAAAGCATACCACCACCGGTAAAAAATATGCTTTTGATGAAGTTTTAGAAGAGTTAAGACATATATTATTACAAGAATTAGATTATAACAGAGAAGCTCAAAATTTGATAAGCTTAGGCAGAAATCTGAAAAATTTTAGCTTGCTCACTGTTCCCCAGCCTGTATTAGATTATTCTTCTTCCCGTGTACTTACCATGGAATTTATTGAGGGTAAAAAGATAACCAGCATTTCACCATTATACAGATTAGAAAATGATCTTTCACCTATGTTAGATCAATTGGTTGCGGCTTATTTACAGCAGATCATTACAGATGGTTTTGTACATGCAGATCCACACCCGGGAAATATTCATATCACAAAACAAGATACTATAGCCCTTATAGATCTGGGAATGGTTGCTAAGTTCACTCCTAATATTCAACAAAAGATCTTACAATTGCTAATAGCATTAAGCCATGATGATGGAGAAGCGACGGCAGATGTTCTTCTTAATATGAGTGAGATAAATGAAGATTCTAATGTTAAGACCTTCAAAAAAGTGATCAATCATTTAGTGGCAGACGGACAAAACCAGATGGCCAAGGATATGCAAACCGGAAAAATGCTTATTCAGATGAATAGAATTGCTGCAGATAATGGAATTCATATTTCTGTGGAAGTAAATATTCTAGGAAAGATCCTTTTAAACATGGATCAGATCATAGCTGTTCTAGATCCAGAATTTGACCTTCGGAAAGCCATACAAACTCATGTCCATAAGATAATGAGAGATAAAATGTATGACGAATTGAAACCGGAAAATATGTTCTCTATCTTATTAGAGTCAAAAAAGTTATCTGAAAACCTGCCGGAGCGATTAAATAAAATATCTCATAATCTGGCAAATAATGAATTTAGAATGAAGATTGATGCTATTGATGAAAGCAGGTTTACAGATGGTTTTCAAAAAGTAGCAAATAGAATTACATTAGGCCTTATAATAGCTGCAATGATAGTTGGTGCTGCTATGATGATGAAAGTACCTACCAATTTTACGCTCTTAGGTTATCCTGGGCTCGCTATAATTTTCTTTCTAATTGCTGCTATGGGTGGAATTGCATTAAGTTATATTATTATCTTCAAGGATGAAGGATACAAGCACAAGAAAAAATAA